One region of Malania oleifera isolate guangnan ecotype guangnan chromosome 6, ASM2987363v1, whole genome shotgun sequence genomic DNA includes:
- the LOC131158564 gene encoding fasciclin-like arabinogalactan protein 14, with amino-acid sequence MMNPKSTLSSCFLLLSFSLLLSPSLAFNITKILNQHPEFSTFNDYLTQTQLAADINSRQTITVLAVDNAGMSALSGKPLDVVKKALSLQVILDYYDIPKIQKLPNKTATLTTLYQTSGQATAQRGFLKLTKLTIDNISFRSANNDSSSTAILSQSVMSQPYNISVLQVGNLIASGGIDGNASANANAAAKAPAAASPKAAKSEASPPSPPPEGDDSADADGPSVSDKSPSPSPAGAVSDSLPEKPAASGAPKASFYVVLHAMLVSSAWLIISMM; translated from the coding sequence atgatgaaCCCTAAATCCACCCTCTCATCATGCTTCCTCCTTCTCTCCTTTTCCCTTCTTCTCTCCCCATCACTTGCCTTCAACAtcaccaaaatcctaaaccaacACCCTGAATTCAGCACCTTTAACGACTACTTGACTCAAACCCAGCTCGCCGCCGATATCAACTCCCGCCAGACCATCACCGTCCTCGCCGTCGACAATGCCGGCATGTCGGCGCTGTCGGGAAAACCACTCGATGTGGTGAAGAAGGCTCTCAGCCTCCAGGTCATCCTCGACTACTACGACATCCCCAAGATTCAAAAGCTCCCCAACAAAACCGCCACCCTCACCACGCTCTACCAGACCAGCGGCCAGGCCACCGCGCAGCGCGGCTTCCTCAAACTCACCAAACTCACCATCGACAACATCTCCTTCAGGTCTGCGAACAACGACTCGTCCTCCACAGCCATCTTGAGTCAGTCCGTGATGTCTCAGCCTTACAACATATCGGTGTTGCAAGTCGGCAACCTCATCGCTTCCGGCGGGATTGATGGAAATGCAAGCGCAAACGCAAACGCGGCGGCGAAGGCTCCTGCAGCTGCGTCGCCAAAGGCTGCGAAAAGTGAGGCTTCTCCTCCATCTCCGCCGCCTGAGGGGGACGATTCTGCTGACGCCGATGGACCTTCTGTTAGCGACAAGTCGCCCTCGCCGTCGCCGGCGGGAGCAGTTTCGGATAGCCTACCAGAAAAACCCGCTGCTTCGGGTGCACCTAAAGCCAGTTTTTATGTTGTTCTTCACGCAATGCTTGTGTCCTCGGCTTGGCTTATTATTTCAATGATgtga